In Salinibacterium sp. dk2585, a single window of DNA contains:
- a CDS encoding amino acid ABC transporter substrate-binding protein produces MRTHRILAFVTAAAASVALAACSSGGGNGSSLDAITESGTIVIGTEGTYRPFSFHEGGTGELTGYDVEIARAVAEKLGVEAEFEETQWDAIFAGLDAGRFAMIANQVSINPDREESYEFSEPYTVSPGVIVVRSGDTSIRSFDDLVGKTTAQSLTSNWYGLAQEAGANVEAVEGWAQAVDLLLQGRVDATINDKLTYLDYVNDEPDAAIEVAVETDDPSRSAFAFAKGNTELRDAVDEALAELRAEGTLAEISEKYFGEDVSQ; encoded by the coding sequence ATGCGCACCCACAGGATTCTCGCCTTCGTGACGGCGGCCGCGGCATCCGTCGCCCTTGCGGCCTGCTCGTCGGGCGGCGGGAATGGTTCGAGCCTCGACGCGATCACGGAGTCGGGCACGATCGTGATCGGCACGGAGGGCACCTACCGCCCCTTCAGCTTCCACGAGGGCGGCACGGGCGAGCTGACCGGCTACGACGTCGAGATCGCGAGGGCGGTCGCCGAGAAGCTCGGCGTGGAGGCTGAATTCGAAGAGACCCAGTGGGATGCGATCTTCGCCGGGCTCGACGCCGGGCGCTTCGCGATGATCGCGAACCAGGTCTCCATCAACCCGGACCGCGAGGAGTCCTACGAGTTCTCGGAGCCCTACACCGTGAGTCCCGGTGTGATCGTGGTGCGCTCGGGCGATACGTCCATCCGTTCCTTTGACGACCTGGTGGGCAAGACGACCGCCCAATCGCTCACGAGCAACTGGTACGGGCTCGCCCAGGAGGCGGGCGCCAACGTGGAGGCGGTCGAGGGCTGGGCGCAGGCGGTCGACCTGCTGCTGCAGGGCCGGGTCGACGCGACGATCAACGACAAGCTCACCTACCTCGACTACGTGAACGACGAACCGGATGCCGCCATCGAGGTCGCCGTCGAGACCGACGACCCGTCACGCTCGGCCTTCGCATTCGCGAAGGGCAACACGGAACTGCGGGACGCGGTCGATGAGGCCCTCGCCGAACTGCGCGCGGAGGGGACGCTCGCGGAGATCTCGGAGAAGTACTTCGGCGAAGACGTCTCCCAGTAG
- a CDS encoding alpha/beta fold hydrolase yields the protein MRPTVVLVHGLRTSHSLWRRQVEALEREGIPTLAIDLPGHGRRIGERFTLDGALSSIGDAVAEAEASDAKRAEAEGVTPGKPYLVGFSLGGYLGIEWVSRNPGRVSGLLAAACATVPHPLVMHTWRGIAAVIGRFPDRGLALNNLAVRLFVPEPGASDVISGGVALDVMDDSIRALLAFTPIESLRRIEEPVLFINGKWDHVRAHARRYLAATRNARLVTIPGASHVVPAIRPDEFTRELLAHYREVT from the coding sequence ATGCGCCCCACCGTCGTCCTCGTGCACGGGCTGCGCACCTCGCACAGCCTGTGGCGGCGCCAGGTCGAGGCGCTGGAACGGGAGGGGATTCCAACCCTCGCGATCGACCTGCCGGGGCACGGGCGGCGCATCGGGGAACGGTTCACCCTCGACGGCGCCCTGAGCAGCATCGGCGACGCGGTCGCGGAGGCCGAAGCATCCGACGCCAAGCGCGCCGAGGCCGAAGGGGTCACGCCGGGCAAGCCCTACCTGGTGGGCTTCTCGCTCGGCGGCTACCTGGGCATCGAGTGGGTCTCGCGCAACCCCGGCCGCGTCTCTGGCCTGCTCGCGGCGGCGTGCGCGACGGTGCCGCATCCGCTCGTGATGCACACCTGGCGGGGCATCGCCGCCGTGATCGGCAGGTTCCCCGACCGGGGCCTCGCGCTCAACAACCTCGCCGTGCGGCTGTTCGTGCCGGAGCCCGGCGCGAGCGACGTCATCTCGGGCGGCGTCGCGCTGGACGTGATGGATGACTCGATCCGCGCGCTGCTCGCATTCACGCCGATCGAGAGCCTCCGCCGCATCGAGGAACCCGTGCTCTTCATCAACGGCAAGTGGGACCACGTGCGCGCCCACGCCCGCCGCTACCTCGCCGCCACCCGCAACGCGCGGCTCGTGACCATCCCGGGTGCCAGCCACGTCGTGCCGGCGATCCGGCCGGACGAGTTCACGCGCGAGCTGCTCGCACACTACCGCGAGGTGACGTAG
- a CDS encoding HhH-GPD-type base excision DNA repair protein has protein sequence MTLYLTGDPAADELLENDDLALLLGMLLDQQVTMESAFAGPAKIRDRMGRLDAAAIADANPDEFAELFKQSPAVHRFPGSMAGRVQAVCEVVREEWGGEASAIWTRGEPDGKEVLKRLKALPGFGEQKAKIFLALLGKRRGVTAEGWREASAPYGEEGALMSVADITSPETLAKVREAKKAAKAAAKAAKQ, from the coding sequence ATGACCCTGTACCTGACTGGTGACCCCGCCGCCGACGAGTTGCTCGAGAATGACGACCTCGCACTCCTGCTCGGAATGCTCCTCGACCAGCAGGTGACGATGGAGTCCGCCTTCGCCGGGCCGGCCAAGATCCGCGACCGCATGGGACGACTGGATGCCGCGGCCATCGCCGACGCGAACCCCGACGAATTCGCCGAGCTCTTCAAGCAGAGCCCGGCCGTGCATCGCTTCCCCGGTTCGATGGCCGGTCGCGTGCAGGCCGTGTGCGAGGTGGTGCGCGAGGAGTGGGGTGGCGAGGCATCCGCCATCTGGACCCGCGGCGAGCCCGACGGCAAGGAAGTGCTCAAGCGACTCAAGGCACTGCCCGGTTTCGGCGAGCAGAAGGCGAAGATCTTCCTCGCCCTGCTGGGCAAGCGGCGCGGGGTGACGGCCGAGGGCTGGCGCGAAGCATCCGCCCCCTACGGTGAGGAGGGCGCGCTCATGTCGGTCGCCGACATCACGAGCCCCGAGACACTCGCGAAGGTGCGCGAGGCGAAGAAGGCGGCCAAGGCTGCTGCGAAGGCCGCGAAGCAGTAA
- a CDS encoding AMP-binding protein, whose protein sequence is MQSGERERPLAAVDAVDWRAVDAAVRERFDSDGPALYLGTGEHPDLVAVSTAAVIETSGSTGVPKRVVLSEEALRASANATAHALGGPGQWLLCLPAHYVAGLQVLVRSHLAGLPVEWVEPGFDAEAFAAASDRLTAERRYVSLVPAQLARLVEVGEQSEAVRAAVARFDALLTGGQAMPAALADRARALGYTVVRSYGSSETATGCIYDGYPVGATRTRLVDGVLEIASPTLADGYLDAPELTDAAFRVEGGTRWYRTGDRARIHADGRVEVLGRADNVIVSGGINVSLDRVEAAVREVPGFEGAVVVGVPSEKWGHVPVVVVGGAPSLDEWLVDGHRADDVLASIRRLVRESIGVAAQPERIAAIERMPLLASGKPDRRAVTRRVASGD, encoded by the coding sequence GTGCAGTCCGGAGAGCGCGAGAGGCCACTCGCGGCGGTCGACGCCGTCGACTGGCGCGCCGTCGACGCCGCGGTCCGCGAGCGCTTCGACAGCGACGGCCCCGCCCTCTACCTCGGCACGGGCGAGCATCCCGACTTGGTGGCTGTGAGCACGGCCGCCGTCATCGAGACCTCCGGTTCGACGGGCGTCCCGAAGCGGGTCGTGCTCAGCGAGGAAGCGCTGCGGGCGAGCGCGAATGCCACGGCTCACGCCCTCGGCGGCCCCGGCCAATGGCTGCTCTGCCTCCCCGCCCACTACGTCGCGGGACTCCAGGTGCTCGTACGGTCCCACCTAGCGGGGCTGCCCGTGGAGTGGGTGGAACCCGGCTTCGACGCGGAGGCCTTCGCCGCGGCATCCGATCGCCTGACGGCGGAGCGGCGCTACGTCTCGCTCGTTCCCGCCCAGCTGGCCCGGCTCGTTGAGGTGGGCGAGCAGTCCGAGGCGGTGCGCGCTGCGGTCGCCCGCTTCGACGCGCTGCTGACGGGCGGACAGGCGATGCCGGCGGCGCTCGCCGACCGTGCCCGGGCGCTCGGCTACACGGTCGTGCGCTCCTACGGCTCGTCGGAGACGGCCACCGGATGCATCTATGACGGCTACCCCGTCGGTGCGACCCGCACGCGGCTCGTCGACGGCGTGCTCGAGATCGCGTCGCCGACCCTGGCCGACGGCTACCTGGACGCACCGGAACTGACGGATGCGGCCTTCCGTGTCGAGGGCGGCACGCGCTGGTACCGCACGGGCGACCGCGCGCGCATCCACGCCGATGGGCGGGTCGAGGTGCTCGGCCGGGCCGACAACGTGATCGTGTCTGGGGGCATCAACGTGTCGCTCGACCGGGTGGAGGCTGCCGTGCGGGAGGTGCCCGGCTTTGAGGGCGCGGTCGTCGTGGGGGTGCCGTCGGAGAAGTGGGGGCACGTCCCTGTCGTTGTCGTGGGTGGCGCGCCGTCACTCGACGAGTGGCTGGTCGACGGGCACCGCGCGGACGACGTGCTCGCGAGCATCCGTCGCCTCGTGCGCGAGTCGATCGGGGTGGCGGCGCAGCCCGAGCGGATCGCCGCAATCGAGCGGATGCCGCTGCTCGCGTCGGGCAAGCCCGATCGCCGCGCGGTCACCCGGCGCGTGGCATCCGGCGACTGA
- a CDS encoding NAD(P)H-dependent oxidoreductase, with protein sequence MPTLVINGHPHADALCAHLAKTYVAAHGDARLLALRNLAFDPSLRFGYSKRMELEPDLIDAWNAILEAEHIVVVAPVWWGSAPALLKGFFDRLLLPKRAYQYGANGLPQGLLSGRTGRLIMTSDSPFWYLALTRNPAARSVRNLTMRFCGIRTPRATMLGPVRHSTAEQRAGWVARVEALAKRDATASRRQPVPAH encoded by the coding sequence ATGCCCACGCTCGTCATCAATGGCCACCCGCACGCCGACGCGCTCTGCGCGCACCTCGCAAAAACCTACGTCGCCGCCCACGGCGATGCCCGCCTGCTCGCCCTCCGCAACCTCGCCTTCGATCCCTCTTTGCGCTTCGGCTATAGCAAACGGATGGAACTCGAACCAGACCTCATCGACGCGTGGAACGCCATCCTGGAGGCCGAGCACATCGTCGTCGTCGCGCCCGTCTGGTGGGGGTCGGCACCCGCCCTCCTCAAGGGCTTCTTCGACCGCCTCCTGCTGCCGAAGCGTGCCTACCAATACGGGGCCAACGGCCTGCCGCAGGGGCTGCTCTCCGGGCGCACTGGCCGACTCATCATGACGAGCGACTCGCCCTTCTGGTACCTCGCCCTCACGCGAAACCCCGCCGCACGCAGCGTGCGAAACCTCACGATGCGGTTCTGCGGCATCCGCACGCCCCGTGCCACGATGCTCGGGCCGGTGCGACACTCGACCGCGGAACAGCGGGCCGGGTGGGTTGCGAGGGTCGAAGCGCTCGCGAAGCGTGACGCCACGGCATCCCGTCGCCAGCCGGTTCCGGCGCACTGA
- a CDS encoding TetR/AcrR family transcriptional regulator produces MSRSAVPYHHGNLAEELERAGLELIENGGHANLSLREVARRAGVSHNAPYHHFGDRATLLKRLAELSMAALLDAQRAAITGGGSSVDTAVAMGLAYVTWATQHPGGFAVIYDPEVCEPGNPTPHMAELIAANERLLAESVAAIATDASPEQLEALAVAAWGTVQGLSQLASAGHLPVGALEPALRAVFDSFSPQAG; encoded by the coding sequence GTGTCAAGATCTGCTGTTCCCTATCACCACGGCAATCTCGCCGAGGAACTCGAACGCGCCGGGCTCGAGCTGATCGAGAACGGCGGGCACGCCAACCTCAGCCTTCGCGAAGTGGCCCGGCGCGCGGGCGTCAGCCACAACGCCCCGTACCACCACTTCGGCGACCGGGCGACACTCCTCAAGCGGCTCGCAGAACTCAGCATGGCGGCGCTCCTCGACGCGCAGCGCGCGGCAATCACGGGGGGCGGCAGCTCCGTCGACACGGCTGTCGCGATGGGGCTTGCCTACGTGACCTGGGCCACGCAGCATCCGGGGGGCTTCGCCGTCATCTACGACCCAGAGGTGTGCGAGCCCGGCAACCCGACCCCCCACATGGCGGAACTCATCGCGGCCAATGAACGACTGCTCGCCGAAAGCGTCGCCGCGATCGCGACGGATGCCTCACCTGAACAACTCGAGGCGCTGGCAGTCGCGGCTTGGGGCACGGTGCAGGGGCTCTCGCAGCTCGCAAGCGCAGGCCATCTCCCGGTCGGGGCGCTTGAGCCGGCGTTGCGCGCCGTGTTCGACTCCTTCTCGCCCCAGGCCGGCTGA
- a CDS encoding DUF1524 domain-containing protein, which translates to MSSLRWAKPTLSTWLGGAAVALLLVLAGASTGFSGVLIMLGLVAFITALYTLVMGRRSWAAIPSRAAAALVLVGAILVTGLGSAIAPASATKPADVANPAASETSRPAPSPTPSPSEGGFTDESPSDPATVVQPKGEASVAIGTEPLPDTALALLATLPVKGRAPKTGYDRDAKFGNGWLDVDRNGCDTRNDTLARDLTNIAKSGPCKVMTGTLLSPYTSETVSFVRGNGTSSMVQIDHVVALADAWQKGAQQLTQEQRISFANDPLNLLAVDGRSNSQKGAGDAATWLPSSKTFRCEYVARQVSVKANYGLWVTQAEHDAIASILSGCPGQPALRSGFAPVAVVPAPAPVPAPAPAPVPAPAPAPAPAPAPAPYYKNCTAAREAGAAPVYEGGPGYGRHLDRDGDGIGCE; encoded by the coding sequence ATGTCATCACTGCGCTGGGCGAAGCCCACACTCTCGACGTGGCTCGGCGGCGCCGCCGTCGCGCTCCTGCTCGTGCTCGCTGGCGCATCGACCGGCTTCTCCGGCGTGCTCATCATGCTCGGGCTCGTCGCCTTCATCACGGCGCTCTACACCCTCGTCATGGGCCGACGTTCGTGGGCGGCGATCCCGTCGCGCGCCGCGGCGGCGCTCGTGCTGGTCGGCGCGATCCTCGTCACGGGCCTCGGGAGCGCCATCGCCCCCGCCTCAGCCACAAAGCCGGCGGATGTCGCGAACCCCGCCGCATCTGAGACCTCGCGTCCGGCTCCCAGCCCGACCCCTTCGCCCTCCGAGGGCGGATTCACCGACGAGTCGCCGAGCGACCCGGCGACCGTCGTGCAGCCGAAGGGCGAGGCATCCGTCGCGATCGGCACCGAGCCGCTGCCCGACACGGCGCTCGCGCTGCTGGCCACCCTGCCCGTCAAGGGCCGCGCACCCAAGACGGGCTATGACCGTGATGCGAAGTTCGGCAACGGCTGGCTCGACGTCGACCGCAACGGCTGCGACACCCGCAACGACACGCTCGCCCGCGACCTCACGAACATCGCGAAGTCGGGTCCGTGCAAGGTCATGACGGGCACCCTGCTCAGCCCCTACACGTCCGAAACCGTGTCGTTCGTCCGCGGCAACGGAACGTCGAGCATGGTGCAGATCGACCACGTCGTCGCGCTTGCGGATGCCTGGCAGAAGGGCGCGCAGCAGCTCACGCAGGAGCAGCGCATCTCCTTCGCGAACGACCCGCTCAACCTCTTGGCCGTCGACGGGCGCTCGAACTCACAGAAGGGCGCCGGGGATGCGGCGACCTGGCTGCCGTCGTCGAAGACGTTCCGCTGCGAGTACGTCGCGCGGCAGGTCTCCGTCAAGGCGAACTACGGGCTCTGGGTGACGCAGGCCGAGCACGATGCCATCGCATCGATCCTGAGCGGATGCCCCGGTCAGCCCGCCCTGCGCTCCGGCTTTGCGCCGGTGGCGGTGGTACCGGCTCCCGCTCCCGTGCCCGCACCTGCGCCTGCTCCCGTGCCTGCCCCGGCGCCTGCACCCGCTCCCGCTCCCGCTCCCGCTCCGTACTACAAGAACTGCACCGCGGCCCGCGAAGCCGGTGCCGCGCCCGTGTACGAAGGGGGCCCGGGCTACGGGCGACACCTCGACCGCGACGGAGACGGCATCGGCTGCGAGTAG
- a CDS encoding DUF72 domain-containing protein — MTPQHPVARVGISGWRYAPWRGDFYPKGLAQRRELEYASRKLDTIEINGSFYSLQKPQYYEAWRDETPEGFVFAVKGGRFITHLLRLKGVETALANFFASGVLALGPKLGPFLWQLPERVSFDAELLEAFLAQLPRTTTDAAALAARHDSRVDGRAWPHDESRGIHDRVAEASLRHALEVRSHSFDTPEFFEILRRHNVASVVADTAGKWPQLWEQTADFAYVRLHGESELYVSGYDDASLDRWASRVRGWLGEGRDAYVYFDNDAKVRAPYDAMALASRLGRHAAPIR, encoded by the coding sequence ATGACCCCGCAGCATCCGGTCGCACGCGTCGGCATCTCCGGCTGGCGCTATGCGCCGTGGCGCGGCGACTTCTACCCGAAGGGCCTCGCCCAGCGGCGTGAGCTCGAGTACGCCTCGCGCAAGCTCGACACGATCGAGATCAACGGCTCCTTCTATTCGCTGCAGAAACCGCAGTACTACGAGGCGTGGCGCGACGAGACGCCCGAGGGCTTCGTCTTCGCGGTCAAGGGCGGGCGCTTCATCACGCACCTGCTGCGCCTCAAGGGAGTCGAGACCGCCCTCGCCAACTTCTTCGCCTCCGGCGTGCTCGCGCTCGGGCCCAAGCTCGGGCCCTTTCTCTGGCAGCTGCCCGAGCGTGTGAGCTTCGACGCCGAGCTGCTCGAGGCCTTCCTCGCGCAGCTGCCCAGGACGACGACGGATGCCGCGGCGCTCGCCGCCCGTCACGACTCCCGCGTCGACGGCCGCGCGTGGCCGCACGACGAGTCCCGTGGCATCCATGACCGTGTGGCCGAAGCGTCCCTGCGGCACGCGCTCGAGGTGCGCAGCCACTCCTTTGACACCCCCGAATTCTTCGAGATCCTGCGACGGCACAACGTGGCATCCGTCGTCGCCGACACCGCAGGCAAGTGGCCGCAACTCTGGGAGCAGACGGCAGACTTCGCCTACGTGCGCCTGCACGGGGAGAGCGAGCTCTACGTCTCGGGCTACGACGACGCGTCACTCGACCGCTGGGCCTCGCGAGTGCGCGGATGGCTCGGGGAGGGCCGCGACGCCTACGTCTACTTCGACAACGACGCGAAGGTGCGGGCACCCTACGACGCAATGGCACTCGCATCCCGTCTCGGCCGCCACGCCGCCCCGATCCGCTGA
- a CDS encoding LysR substrate-binding domain-containing protein: MLDVRRLRLLRELAIRGTLAEVASALNQSPSSVSQQLAQLEREVGVELLRKVGRRVHLTAQAELLVEHTTAVLERLELAESELAQSFTTATGVVRLAVFQSAALALMPRALTLLAREHPRLRVEMTQREPETALTETWARDFDLVIAEQYPGHAAPRHPELDRVRLTGDAISLAVPPDSAMRSISDAGASPWVMEPRGAASRHWAEQACRQAGFEPDVRFETADLQAQIRLIESGNAVALLPDLVWTERERTVTLLPLGGDPHRTIFTSARQATVRSPGIVAVRDALARTAKSLVA; this comes from the coding sequence GTGCTCGACGTCAGGCGCCTGCGGCTGCTGCGGGAACTCGCGATTCGCGGCACGCTCGCGGAAGTGGCCTCCGCCCTCAACCAGAGCCCCTCCTCCGTCTCACAGCAGCTCGCGCAACTCGAGCGCGAAGTCGGGGTCGAGCTGCTGCGCAAGGTTGGCCGGCGGGTGCACCTCACGGCGCAGGCCGAGTTGCTCGTCGAGCACACGACGGCGGTGCTAGAGCGGCTCGAGCTTGCGGAGTCCGAGCTCGCCCAGTCGTTCACGACGGCGACCGGCGTCGTGCGGCTGGCGGTGTTCCAGTCGGCGGCGCTGGCCCTCATGCCGCGCGCGCTCACGCTCCTGGCTCGGGAGCATCCGCGGTTGCGCGTGGAGATGACGCAGCGCGAACCCGAGACCGCCCTCACCGAGACGTGGGCCCGCGACTTCGACCTCGTGATCGCCGAGCAGTATCCGGGGCACGCCGCCCCGCGGCATCCGGAGCTCGACCGGGTTCGCCTCACTGGCGACGCCATCTCGCTCGCGGTGCCGCCCGACTCCGCCATGCGCTCGATATCGGATGCCGGGGCCTCGCCCTGGGTCATGGAACCCCGCGGTGCGGCGTCCCGCCACTGGGCCGAACAGGCCTGCCGTCAGGCCGGCTTCGAACCCGATGTGCGCTTCGAGACCGCGGACTTGCAGGCGCAGATCCGCCTCATCGAGTCGGGCAACGCGGTCGCCCTGCTGCCCGACCTCGTGTGGACGGAACGCGAGCGCACCGTGACGCTGCTGCCGCTCGGGGGCGACCCCCACCGCACGATCTTCACCTCGGCGCGGCAGGCAACCGTGCGGAGTCCCGGCATCGTCGCTGTGCGGGACGCGCTCGCCCGCACGGCCAAGTCGCTTGTGGCTTAA